From a single Helicovermis profundi genomic region:
- the nuoE gene encoding NADH-quinone oxidoreductase subunit NuoE, protein MCENCKQDEMEKNFIDEKVDLKLIHPIVEKYGQVKGSLINMLQEIQEVYGYLPLSAMEYIADNTNNKKATIYGVATFYTQFRLHPIGKNLILQCQGTACHVNGSREISKALCNELEINPGETTKDGLFTIEDVACLGCCSLAPVIMINGEAYGNLTPKEAVKIIRKIKKDEEEVINEN, encoded by the coding sequence ATGTGTGAAAATTGCAAACAAGATGAAATGGAAAAGAATTTTATTGATGAAAAAGTTGACCTAAAATTAATACACCCTATTGTTGAAAAATATGGGCAGGTTAAAGGTAGTTTGATTAATATGCTTCAGGAGATTCAAGAGGTATATGGTTATTTGCCACTTAGTGCAATGGAATACATTGCAGATAATACTAACAATAAAAAAGCAACTATTTATGGAGTTGCAACTTTTTACACTCAATTTAGATTACATCCAATTGGAAAAAATTTAATTTTACAATGTCAAGGTACAGCGTGTCATGTAAATGGCTCTAGGGAAATTTCAAAAGCACTATGTAATGAACTTGAAATTAATCCAGGTGAAACTACAAAGGATGGTCTATTTACTATTGAAGATGTTGCATGCCTTGGATGTTGTAGTTTAGCACCTGTAATAATGATTAATGGAGAAGCATATGGAAATTTAACTCCAAAAGAAGCTGTTAAAATCATCAGAAAAATAAAAAAAGATGAGGAGGAAGTCATTAATGAAAATTAG
- a CDS encoding NADH-quinone oxidoreductase subunit NuoF, with translation MKIRVGLGSCGIASGGRKVMGVLKSRAKELGINIEIENTGCIGMCFYEPLVDIVTDEKTYTYGFVDDELAKRIIDEHIKGGNIIEDKIIYSTDNEADYEKKQYKIVLENCGIINPEKIEDYIEKNGYSAVEKVLKEMTPEKVVEVIKEAGLRGRGGAGFPTWFKWNAARKSKGDKKYMVCNADEGDPGAFMDRSVLEGDPHRLIEGMIIGAYAIGANEGIIYCRAEYPLAIERLELAMEQAREKNYLGNSILGTNFNFDLIIKKGAGAFVCGEETALIESLEGKRGMPRLKPPFPAQAGYFQYPTNINNVETLANVPWIFSNGAKAYSDIGSGKSVGTKVFALSGKIKNGGLVEIPMGMTLREVIFDIGGGIKNGKKFKAVQMGGPSGGCIPASLLDTPVTYEAINATGAIMGSGGMVVLDETTCMVDIAKFFLDFTCKESCGKCIYCRIGTKRMHEILVKITEGKGKMEDLDELESLAYSIKDASLCGLGQTAPNPVLTGLKYFREEYEAHIIDKRCPAKQCKDLLTYSINPDKCIGCTLCAKNCPTNTIDGSVKKVHSINQEGCIKCGNCLSVCKFDAVNVM, from the coding sequence ATGAAAATTAGAGTTGGTTTAGGTAGTTGTGGTATTGCATCTGGTGGAAGAAAAGTTATGGGTGTACTTAAATCTAGAGCTAAAGAACTGGGAATAAATATTGAAATTGAAAATACTGGTTGTATTGGAATGTGCTTTTATGAACCTTTAGTTGATATTGTTACTGATGAAAAAACATATACATATGGATTTGTTGATGATGAACTCGCTAAGCGTATTATAGATGAGCATATTAAAGGTGGTAATATAATAGAAGATAAAATTATTTATTCTACTGATAATGAAGCTGATTATGAAAAAAAGCAGTATAAAATAGTTTTAGAAAATTGTGGAATCATAAATCCTGAAAAAATAGAAGATTATATAGAAAAAAATGGGTATAGTGCTGTGGAAAAAGTACTAAAAGAAATGACACCAGAAAAAGTTGTTGAAGTAATAAAGGAAGCTGGACTTAGAGGTCGTGGTGGAGCTGGTTTTCCAACTTGGTTTAAGTGGAATGCAGCTAGAAAATCAAAAGGTGATAAAAAATATATGGTTTGTAATGCTGATGAGGGTGATCCAGGTGCATTTATGGATAGAAGTGTTTTGGAAGGAGATCCTCATAGATTAATTGAGGGAATGATTATAGGTGCATATGCTATTGGAGCAAATGAAGGTATTATTTATTGCAGAGCAGAGTATCCCTTAGCGATTGAAAGATTAGAACTTGCAATGGAACAAGCTAGAGAAAAAAATTATTTAGGAAATTCTATTTTAGGTACAAATTTTAATTTTGATCTTATTATAAAAAAAGGTGCAGGAGCTTTTGTTTGTGGAGAGGAAACGGCATTAATTGAATCTTTAGAAGGAAAAAGGGGAATGCCACGTTTAAAGCCACCTTTTCCAGCTCAAGCGGGATATTTTCAGTACCCTACAAATATAAATAACGTTGAGACATTAGCAAATGTTCCTTGGATTTTTAGTAATGGAGCAAAAGCATATTCTGATATTGGTTCAGGTAAAAGCGTTGGAACGAAAGTCTTTGCACTTTCTGGAAAGATAAAAAATGGTGGTTTAGTGGAAATACCTATGGGAATGACATTAAGAGAAGTTATTTTTGATATTGGTGGTGGAATAAAAAACGGCAAGAAATTTAAAGCTGTTCAAATGGGAGGACCGTCTGGTGGATGTATTCCAGCGAGTTTACTTGATACTCCAGTAACTTATGAAGCAATTAATGCAACAGGCGCTATTATGGGTTCAGGAGGAATGGTAGTTTTAGATGAAACGACTTGTATGGTTGATATTGCTAAATTTTTCTTAGATTTCACATGTAAAGAATCGTGTGGAAAATGTATTTATTGCAGAATTGGAACAAAAAGGATGCATGAAATTCTTGTGAAAATTACAGAAGGAAAGGGAAAAATGGAAGACCTTGATGAACTTGAATCACTTGCTTATAGTATAAAAGATGCATCACTTTGTGGTTTGGGTCAAACTGCTCCAAATCCAGTGCTCACAGGTCTTAAATATTTTAGAGAAGAATATGAAGCTCATATTATAGATAAAAGGTGTCCAGCTAAGCAGTGTAAAGATTTACTTACTTATTCAATTAATCCTGATAAGTGCATTGGCTGTACATTGTGTGCTAAAAATTGTCCAACTAATACGATTGATGGAAGTGTAAAAAAAGTTCATAGCATTAATCAAGAAGGTTGTATTAAATGCGGAAATTGTTTGTCAGTATGTAAGTTTGATGCTGTTAATGTTATGTAG
- a CDS encoding FAD-dependent oxidoreductase — protein sequence MAIVRLNINGLEIKTTEDKTILNAALDNGIEIPHLCYDERMEAYGGCGMCVVEIEGMPKLVRSCSQKVQNGMIIKTNTDRTIATRKTALNLLSSDHRGDCKAPCIMACPAHTDIQGYVGLTANGQYRQALELIKEELPLPASIGRVCPHPCETECRRSILEEAISVAAIKTFVADKDLFESENGPFMPKILKDTGKKVAIVGAGPAGLAAAYYLKIKGHAVEVFDMMGKPGGMLRYGIPEYRLPKHVVDSEVEIIEKMGVKFNYNIKLGDDITLDYLSNNYDAVFLGIGAWESSNMRCIGEDANGVFGGIDFLRKITLNEDVKVGEKVLVVGGGNTAMDVARTCIRLGSKEVRLLYRRTEEEMPAEKVEIHEAKEEGLIFEFLLSPTEIFSTDGAASSMKCQKMKLGEPDASGRRRPEPIEGEFVEFETDTIISAIGQKVTIGNIKGINTSKRGTIEVDESTYQTNIENVFSGGDASDGPGIAIGAIAGGKNAARVMHTYLEGEIVGHSEPRIVSRKDMTIKDYPGIQIEPRVQNNILSSDIRKNNFQMVLETLSEEEAIKEAARCLECGCKDQFECQLLTNIKEYETDTEKDYGVKHRRYTPSTHKYIERDSDKCIQCGLCIRTCDEVMGISALGIVDRGFEALVAPEFGNNLEDTDCISCGQCVDVCPTGALMEKQLEAKEIPLKLKTVESVCSYCSLGCNIVYHYLGDKIYRVTPNRLKDDGILCEFGKFGYDYINSNERLIKPYERVNESKNQLSWMNAENDLISKLKSIKYTNGSDSIAFVVSQSLTNEELSKVKEISRVLDTKYISAIDISKFNSSNSFEEIYSADMLIAVGSVYENFVPMGIKMKMNSEKLITISDEGTKLDEFSKEKYITELNLEFFEEVLKSIILQNEIKEDVLKEKQVDINEIKEILKDVVPSENAVKFASKYCASKKPIFVVDEMSLSEEEIGLIYLIAMSVDKIDKVHRGIITLKDSINTQGTMDRGFTKSIDEVISGVENNEVKAVVVIGEEIEEFNTEFKPDYLAVIDMFETETTEIADLVIPMVTLAEVNGSVTRCDGKVLNVNKVIEPKTGKNNIDVFSNLLELLNRK from the coding sequence GTGGCGATTGTAAGATTAAATATAAATGGACTAGAAATTAAAACAACAGAAGATAAAACGATATTAAATGCAGCACTCGATAATGGTATTGAAATTCCACATTTATGTTACGATGAAAGAATGGAAGCTTACGGTGGATGTGGAATGTGTGTAGTTGAAATTGAAGGTATGCCAAAACTTGTACGTTCTTGCTCACAAAAAGTACAAAACGGAATGATTATAAAAACTAACACAGATAGAACAATAGCAACAAGAAAAACAGCTTTAAATCTATTATCATCAGATCATAGAGGAGATTGTAAGGCACCTTGTATTATGGCATGTCCTGCTCATACGGACATACAAGGATATGTGGGATTAACTGCGAATGGACAATATAGACAAGCACTTGAATTAATTAAAGAAGAACTCCCACTTCCAGCAAGTATAGGAAGAGTTTGTCCTCATCCTTGTGAAACTGAGTGTAGAAGAAGTATTTTAGAAGAAGCAATATCAGTTGCAGCGATTAAAACATTTGTAGCAGATAAAGATCTATTTGAATCAGAAAATGGACCATTTATGCCAAAAATACTTAAAGATACTGGTAAAAAAGTTGCAATTGTAGGTGCAGGACCAGCTGGACTTGCTGCAGCATATTATCTAAAAATAAAAGGTCACGCGGTTGAAGTGTTTGATATGATGGGTAAACCGGGAGGAATGTTAAGATATGGTATTCCAGAATATAGACTTCCAAAACACGTTGTTGACTCTGAAGTAGAAATTATTGAAAAAATGGGAGTTAAATTTAATTACAATATTAAACTTGGTGATGATATAACATTAGATTATTTGTCTAATAACTATGATGCTGTATTCTTAGGTATAGGAGCATGGGAAAGTTCAAATATGAGATGTATAGGTGAAGACGCTAATGGAGTGTTTGGTGGAATTGATTTCTTAAGAAAAATCACATTAAATGAAGATGTAAAAGTCGGAGAAAAAGTTCTAGTAGTAGGCGGCGGAAATACGGCAATGGACGTTGCAAGAACCTGCATTAGACTTGGTTCAAAAGAAGTTAGACTTCTTTACAGAAGAACTGAAGAAGAAATGCCTGCTGAAAAAGTAGAAATTCATGAAGCAAAAGAAGAAGGCTTAATATTTGAATTTTTACTTTCGCCAACAGAAATTTTCAGCACTGATGGTGCAGCATCAAGCATGAAATGTCAAAAAATGAAACTCGGAGAACCTGATGCTTCTGGCAGAAGAAGACCTGAGCCAATTGAAGGTGAATTTGTAGAATTTGAAACTGATACTATTATTTCAGCAATAGGTCAAAAAGTTACTATTGGTAATATTAAAGGGATAAATACTTCAAAACGAGGTACTATTGAAGTTGATGAATCAACTTATCAGACAAATATAGAAAATGTATTTTCAGGTGGTGATGCATCGGATGGTCCTGGAATTGCAATTGGTGCTATAGCAGGTGGTAAAAATGCTGCAAGAGTTATGCATACTTATCTTGAAGGTGAAATTGTAGGCCACAGTGAGCCAAGAATAGTTTCAAGAAAAGATATGACCATTAAGGATTATCCTGGAATCCAAATTGAACCAAGAGTTCAAAATAATATTCTATCTTCAGATATAAGAAAAAATAATTTTCAAATGGTACTTGAAACACTTTCTGAAGAAGAAGCTATAAAAGAGGCAGCGAGATGTTTAGAGTGTGGATGTAAAGATCAATTTGAGTGTCAACTTTTGACAAATATAAAAGAGTATGAAACTGATACTGAAAAAGATTATGGAGTTAAGCATAGAAGATACACTCCGAGTACTCATAAATATATTGAAAGAGACTCTGACAAGTGTATTCAGTGTGGATTATGTATTAGAACATGTGATGAAGTCATGGGCATTTCAGCACTGGGTATAGTTGATAGAGGATTTGAAGCATTAGTTGCGCCGGAATTTGGTAATAATCTTGAAGATACTGATTGTATTTCATGTGGACAATGTGTTGATGTTTGTCCAACAGGCGCTTTAATGGAGAAACAATTAGAAGCAAAAGAAATACCTCTAAAACTAAAAACTGTGGAATCTGTATGTAGTTATTGTAGCCTTGGATGTAATATTGTATATCATTATTTAGGTGATAAAATATATAGAGTTACTCCTAATCGATTAAAAGACGATGGTATACTATGTGAATTTGGCAAATTTGGTTATGACTATATTAATAGCAATGAAAGATTAATTAAGCCATATGAAAGAGTAAATGAATCTAAAAACCAATTATCATGGATGAATGCAGAAAATGATTTGATTTCAAAATTAAAATCTATTAAATACACTAATGGTAGTGATAGCATTGCATTTGTTGTCTCTCAAAGTCTTACAAATGAAGAACTTTCAAAGGTAAAAGAAATTAGTAGAGTGCTAGATACAAAATATATATCAGCAATTGATATTAGTAAGTTTAATTCATCTAACTCGTTTGAAGAAATATATAGTGCAGATATGCTGATTGCAGTTGGTTCAGTATACGAAAACTTTGTACCAATGGGTATAAAAATGAAAATGAATTCTGAGAAACTTATTACTATATCTGATGAAGGAACAAAATTAGATGAATTTAGTAAAGAAAAATATATAACAGAATTAAATTTAGAATTCTTTGAAGAAGTATTAAAATCAATTATTCTTCAAAATGAAATAAAAGAAGATGTACTTAAAGAAAAACAAGTAGATATAAATGAAATAAAAGAAATATTAAAAGATGTAGTTCCTAGTGAAAATGCAGTTAAATTTGCTAGTAAATATTGTGCTTCTAAAAAGCCGATATTTGTAGTTGATGAAATGTCATTATCTGAAGAAGAAATAGGGCTTATTTATTTAATTGCAATGTCTGTTGATAAAATAGATAAAGTCCATAGAGGAATTATAACTTTAAAAGATTCAATAAATACGCAGGGAACAATGGATAGAGGATTTACAAAATCGATTGATGAAGTTATAAGCGGAGTAGAAAACAATGAGGTTAAAGCAGTAGTTGTAATTGGAGAAGAAATTGAAGAGTTTAATACTGAATTTAAACCAGACTATCTTGCTGTAATAGATATGTTTGAAACTGAAACTACTGAAATTGCAGATTTAGTAATTCCAATGGTTACTTTGGCTGAAGTTAACGGCAGCGTTACAAGATGCGACGGAAAAGTATTAAATGTAAATAAAGTAATAGAACCTAAAACAGGAAAAAATAATATAGATGTATTTTCTAATTTACTAGAACTATTGAATAGAAAATAA
- a CDS encoding aminopeptidase P family protein — protein MVNERVKKLRDIMLKNNLDAYIVYSFDPHSSEYVSERWKGRAWISGFTGSAGTIVVLKDKAGLWTDGRYFIQAEKQLKNSGIDLYKMAIPGFPTYEEWIYDNLDKDAKIGVDGEVLNVKTNKELCETFSKKNIEIKYMDLLNDIWQDRPSIPMNEVYKHEIKYAGKSRQKKIEILREYISKKESDYYIISTLDDIAWTLNLRGSDISYSPVAISYLLISKSKTVLYIHNNKLNNELVSSLKKDKILIKNYDTIFEDLGEISKTDSILINEESINVKIKNSINAKTKNTKNYIAFLKSVKDDIELENQKKCLIRDGASLVRFLHWVDTNVKSETLTEINVNEKLYSIRKDDSKFVDESFASIIGYKEHGALMHYSANEETCYKLKPEGMLLVDSGGLYLDGTSDITRTFSLGEVSDKERTDFTLVLKGVINLTKAVFLEGTIGANLDILARKPMWDNGIDYKCGTGHGIGYFLNVHEGPQRISRDLINVKLEEGMVLSNEPGIYREGQYGIRIENTIVVVPYKESEFGKFYKFETISYAPIDIRLIKSELLTEGEREWINSYHNDVYKKLSPLLNKKENKWLKNMTKEI, from the coding sequence ATGGTTAATGAAAGAGTAAAAAAGCTAAGAGATATAATGCTAAAAAATAATTTAGATGCGTATATCGTATATTCATTTGATCCTCATAGTAGTGAATATGTATCTGAAAGATGGAAAGGTAGAGCGTGGATTTCGGGATTTACGGGTTCTGCTGGAACTATTGTTGTTTTGAAAGATAAAGCAGGTCTTTGGACTGATGGTAGATATTTTATTCAGGCAGAAAAACAGCTTAAAAACTCAGGAATTGATTTATATAAGATGGCAATACCAGGTTTTCCAACTTATGAAGAGTGGATTTATGATAATTTAGATAAAGATGCAAAAATTGGTGTAGATGGTGAAGTTCTTAATGTTAAAACTAATAAAGAATTATGTGAAACTTTCTCTAAAAAAAATATAGAAATAAAATATATGGATTTACTTAACGATATTTGGCAAGATAGACCAAGTATTCCTATGAATGAAGTTTATAAACATGAAATAAAGTATGCAGGAAAATCACGTCAAAAGAAAATAGAAATTCTAAGAGAATATATTAGTAAAAAAGAGAGCGATTATTATATTATTTCAACTTTAGACGATATTGCTTGGACATTAAATTTAAGAGGATCAGATATTTCATATTCTCCTGTTGCAATATCTTATTTACTTATTTCAAAAAGTAAAACTGTACTTTATATTCATAACAATAAGTTAAATAATGAATTAGTTAGTAGTTTAAAAAAAGATAAAATTCTTATAAAAAACTATGATACTATATTTGAAGATTTGGGAGAAATTAGTAAAACGGATAGTATTTTAATAAATGAGGAAAGTATAAATGTAAAAATCAAAAACTCTATAAATGCTAAAACAAAAAATACTAAAAATTATATTGCTTTTCTTAAATCAGTAAAAGATGACATTGAATTAGAAAATCAAAAAAAATGTCTTATTCGCGATGGAGCGAGTTTAGTTAGATTTCTTCACTGGGTTGATACAAATGTTAAATCTGAAACTCTTACGGAAATAAATGTTAATGAAAAACTTTATTCAATTAGAAAAGATGACTCAAAATTTGTTGATGAAAGTTTTGCTTCTATTATTGGTTATAAAGAACATGGGGCTTTAATGCATTATAGTGCAAATGAAGAAACCTGTTACAAATTAAAGCCAGAGGGAATGCTTTTAGTTGATTCTGGTGGATTATATTTAGATGGAACAAGTGATATAACTAGGACATTTTCTTTAGGAGAGGTTAGCGATAAAGAAAGAACTGATTTTACATTAGTTTTAAAGGGTGTAATTAATCTTACAAAAGCAGTTTTTCTTGAAGGAACTATTGGAGCAAATCTTGATATACTTGCAAGAAAACCTATGTGGGACAATGGTATAGACTATAAATGCGGAACAGGTCACGGCATCGGATATTTTTTAAATGTTCACGAAGGCCCTCAGAGAATTTCTCGCGATCTAATAAATGTAAAGCTTGAAGAGGGTATGGTGCTTAGTAATGAACCTGGAATATATAGAGAAGGACAATATGGAATTAGAATAGAAAATACAATTGTAGTTGTTCCATATAAAGAAAGTGAATTTGGAAAATTTTATAAATTCGAGACTATTTCTTACGCTCCAATAGATATTAGACTTATAAAAAGTGAGTTATTAACTGAGGGTGAAAGAGAGTGGATTAATTCTTATCATAATGATGTTTATAAAAAACTATCTCCTTTATTAAATAAAAAAGAAAATAAATGGTTAAAAAATATGACCAAAGAAATTTAA
- a CDS encoding aminopeptidase P family protein, with product MIKERVKKLRKLMEKNNLDAYIVYSFDPHNSEYVSEKWKSRAWISGFTGSAGLVVILKDKAGLWTDGRYFIQAEEQLKGSGIDLFKMATPGFDTYTQWLYNNLDKNATIGTDGEVVTVAMNDELISIFDKKNINIEYMDLIDEIWEDRPSIPMNEVYEHKIKYAGKERLTKISIIRDIIKKNEGNHYVLSTLDDIAWLFNFRGSDVKNSPVAVSYVLISENKATLYIHNNKINTHLLKSLEEDNIAIKNYTDIFNDLSELGTDETVLINEKTLNIKVKNSIQANTKNIKNIVAYEKAKKDSIEISNEKNCLIRDGASMVKFLHWLDTNVDSGKLTELSIDKKLNYFRAQDSKFVDESFDTIAGYKEHGAIIHYSANEETNSTLKNESILLLDSGGLYLDGTTDITRTIALGETSEEEKTDFTLVLKGMINLSQAIFLEGTIGANLDILARQAMWNRAIDYKHGTSHGIGYFLNVHEGPQSISLKLIDVKLEEGMLLSNEPGLYRKGKHGIRIENTITVVPHLETEFGKFFKFETVSFCPIDRRLIKSDMLNESERKWINTYHSEVFEKLSPLLNSEQTNWLKEMTKEV from the coding sequence ATGATTAAAGAAAGAGTGAAAAAATTAAGAAAACTAATGGAAAAAAATAATTTGGATGCATATATTGTATACTCGTTTGATCCTCATAATAGCGAATATGTATCTGAAAAATGGAAAAGCAGGGCTTGGATTTCTGGTTTTACTGGATCAGCTGGATTAGTAGTAATTTTAAAAGACAAAGCTGGTCTTTGGACGGATGGTAGATACTTTATTCAGGCTGAAGAACAATTAAAAGGCTCGGGTATAGATTTATTTAAAATGGCTACACCAGGTTTCGATACTTACACACAGTGGTTATATAACAACTTAGATAAAAATGCAACTATTGGTACGGATGGCGAAGTTGTAACAGTAGCAATGAATGATGAATTAATTTCTATTTTTGACAAAAAGAATATTAATATCGAATATATGGATTTAATTGATGAAATTTGGGAAGATAGACCAAGTATTCCTATGAATGAAGTATATGAACATAAAATAAAATATGCAGGAAAAGAAAGACTTACTAAGATTAGTATTATTAGAGATATTATTAAAAAAAACGAAGGAAATCACTATGTGCTTTCGACTTTAGATGATATAGCTTGGCTCTTTAATTTTAGAGGCTCAGATGTTAAAAATTCACCAGTAGCTGTTTCATATGTTTTAATATCTGAAAACAAAGCCACTTTATATATTCATAATAATAAAATTAACACTCATCTTTTAAAAAGTTTAGAAGAGGATAATATTGCTATTAAAAATTATACTGATATATTCAACGATTTAAGTGAATTAGGCACGGATGAAACTGTTCTAATAAATGAAAAGACTCTTAATATTAAAGTTAAAAATAGTATACAAGCTAATACAAAAAATATTAAAAATATAGTTGCCTACGAAAAAGCTAAAAAGGATTCTATAGAAATATCAAATGAAAAAAACTGTCTTATTCGCGACGGAGCGAGTATGGTTAAATTCTTGCACTGGTTAGATACAAATGTTGATTCAGGAAAGCTTACTGAACTAAGTATTGACAAAAAACTTAATTATTTTAGAGCGCAGGATTCAAAATTTGTTGATGAAAGTTTTGATACTATAGCAGGTTATAAGGAGCACGGCGCTATTATTCATTATAGTGCAAATGAAGAAACGAATTCTACTCTTAAAAATGAAAGTATTTTATTACTTGATTCTGGAGGATTATATTTAGATGGAACAACTGATATAACTAGAACAATTGCGCTTGGAGAAACTAGTGAAGAAGAAAAAACTGATTTTACATTAGTTCTTAAAGGTATGATTAATTTATCTCAAGCTATATTTCTTGAGGGAACCATAGGAGCAAATCTTGATATTTTAGCAAGACAAGCTATGTGGAATAGAGCTATAGACTATAAACATGGAACAAGTCATGGTATTGGATATTTTCTAAATGTTCATGAAGGACCACAGAGTATTTCCTTAAAATTAATAGACGTAAAACTTGAAGAGGGTATGTTACTTAGTAATGAACCAGGTCTTTATAGAAAAGGAAAACATGGAATTCGTATAGAAAATACTATTACTGTTGTGCCGCATTTAGAAACTGAGTTCGGCAAATTCTTTAAATTTGAAACTGTTTCATTTTGTCCAATAGACAGAAGACTTATAAAATCTGATATGTTAAATGAGTCTGAGAGAAAATGGATAAATACCTATCATAGTGAAGTTTTCGAAAAACTTTCACCTCTACTTAATAGTGAACAAACAAATTGGTTAAAAGAGATGACCAAAGAAGTCTAA
- the hflC gene encoding protease modulator HflC, with amino-acid sequence MKKFKKVSLIVIGIIMFFAITGSFYQVKENEFAYVTRFSKYIGIKKTAGLKFKLPILDKVRKIPKNRMIYDITPSDVITGDKKTLVVDNFAVWQINDPYLFMKTVSRISEMENRLDAVVYNAVKNKLGTMKQTSIINANNSSIDEVNTAITEQVNKQLKSYGVSTIAVEIKRLDLPSDNENAVYNRMISERNQMAESFRAAGKLEASKVVNETDKEVGILLSKAIADAEELKGQGESEYMKIISNAYSTKDRSEYYKFVRSLDTLKIVMKGDKTLFLPSDSYIVKVLNGKE; translated from the coding sequence ATGAAAAAATTTAAAAAAGTAAGTTTAATAGTAATAGGAATTATTATGTTTTTCGCTATAACAGGAAGCTTTTATCAAGTTAAGGAAAATGAATTCGCTTATGTAACACGTTTTTCGAAATATATTGGCATAAAAAAAACAGCAGGACTAAAATTTAAATTGCCAATCCTAGATAAAGTTAGAAAAATACCTAAAAATCGCATGATTTATGATATAACTCCTTCCGATGTTATAACAGGTGATAAAAAGACCTTAGTCGTTGACAACTTTGCCGTATGGCAAATTAACGATCCATATCTTTTTATGAAAACTGTAAGTAGAATATCAGAAATGGAAAATCGTTTAGATGCTGTTGTTTACAATGCGGTAAAAAACAAACTTGGAACTATGAAGCAAACTTCAATCATAAATGCAAATAATAGTTCAATTGATGAAGTAAATACTGCAATAACAGAGCAAGTAAACAAACAATTAAAAAGCTACGGAGTATCTACTATCGCAGTGGAAATAAAACGCTTAGATTTACCCTCTGACAATGAAAATGCAGTTTATAACAGAATGATATCTGAAAGAAACCAAATGGCGGAAAGTTTTAGGGCAGCTGGAAAACTTGAAGCTAGTAAAGTAGTAAACGAAACTGATAAAGAAGTTGGAATTTTACTATCTAAGGCTATAGCTGATGCTGAAGAATTAAAAGGTCAAGGAGAAAGTGAATATATGAAAATAATTTCAAATGCATATTCGACAAAAGACCGATCTGAATATTATAAATTTGTAAGAAGTTTAGACACACTTAAAATAGTTATGAAAGGCGATAAAACATTATTTTTACCTTCTGATAGCTATATTGTCAAAGTTTTGAATGGAAAAGAATAG